One genomic window of Erinaceus europaeus chromosome 19, mEriEur2.1, whole genome shotgun sequence includes the following:
- the LOC132534699 gene encoding proline-rich protein 2-like — MAPGGLTPAAPGGAARAPPAPPPPEAPPGAGAPCRPPATEGQPAAAPEEPARPRDARPGLRDRGAASGHAHKLHPPRPARTTPEEATPTRAGAQATPPRPRGPRPDLAPPKARATPTSPRPRPPASSFSALGSSARALASGRPRPPPRPRPGHAPRTAPAEATPPPPVPGRESKHLAPGSCCGSGGQLCRRAGPEPPPPGGACVTTLSRRTRRETEGPRVLWTLFPCGPDPSSSGGPSVAFDPSSYEDLSVTPNPGSPKGPSVTPNPDCLCVGRTLSHQ, encoded by the exons ATGGCGCCCGGGGGGCTCACGCCCGCCGCCCCCGGAGGCGCCGcccgcgccccgcccgccccgccgcccccggAGGCGCCGCCCGGCGCGGGGGCTCCATGCCGGCCGCCCGCCACGGAGGGGCAGCCGGCCGCGGCCCCGGAAGAGCCCGCCCGCCCCCGGGACGCTCGGCCGGGCCTCCGGGACCGCGGGGCCGCTTCCG GACACGCCCACAAACTGCATCCGCCGCGTCCCGCGCGGACCACACCCGAAGAGGCCACGCCCACACGCGCGGGCGCGCAGGCCACACCCCCCAGGCCGCGCGGGCCCCGCCCTGATCTGGCGCCGCCCAAGGCTCGCGCCACGCCCACCAGCCCGAGGCCACGCCCTCCGGCCTCGTCTTTCTCCGCACTTGGGTCCTCGGCCCGGGCCTTGGCCTCCGGAAGGCCCCGCCCACCACCCCGCCCACGGCCAGGCCACGCCCCGCGGACCGCCCCTGCGGAGGCCACGCCCCCGCCTCCTGTGCCTGGCCGCGAGTCGAAGCACCTGGCGCCTGGGAGCTGCTGTGGCTCCGGTGGTCAGCTCTGCAGACGTGCTGGGCCAGAG CCTCCTCCACCGGGCGGTGCCTGTGTGACCACACTGAGCCGCAGGACACGGCGCGAGACGGAGGGGCCCCGGGTCCTGTGGACTCTGTTTCCG TGTGGCCCCGACCCCAGTTCCTCTGGGGGTCCCAGTGTGGCTTTTGACCCCAGCTCCTATGAGGATCTCAGTGTGACCcctaaccccggctcccccaaGGGTCCCAGTGTGACCCCTAACCCCGACTGCCTCTGTGTCGGGAGGACACTCAGCCACCAGTGA